In Candidatus Binataceae bacterium, the following proteins share a genomic window:
- the tsaD gene encoding tRNA (adenosine(37)-N6)-threonylcarbamoyltransferase complex transferase subunit TsaD yields MLILGIESSCDDAAAAVIETAVPGIVEMRASSVANQDDIHRAYGGIVPELASRNHVITILPVIERTLAAAGCTLADIEGIAVTRGPGLVGSLLVGLMCAKGLAQSTGIPMVGVNHIEGHILAPLLEHRVEFPFLALVVSGGHTALFAVEGFGGYRRLGRTRDDAAGEAFDKVAKLMGLGYPGGKIIDELSRSGNRKSVRIPRAHVRGAPMDFSFSGVKTSVATLLRSEAGAALESSDLAASFQEAVVDMLVKPTIAAARELGVDTIVLTGGVAANSRLRDKLAQAAAEDGRRLIAPSFKFCTDNAAMIALAGSYRLLRGERDDLAIDAEANLAL; encoded by the coding sequence ATGTTGATTCTCGGAATCGAATCGTCCTGCGACGATGCCGCCGCAGCAGTAATCGAGACTGCGGTGCCGGGCATCGTCGAGATGCGCGCGAGCAGCGTCGCCAACCAGGACGATATCCATCGCGCGTACGGCGGCATCGTGCCCGAGCTTGCGTCGCGCAATCACGTCATCACGATTCTGCCGGTGATCGAGCGCACGCTCGCCGCCGCGGGATGCACGCTCGCCGATATCGAGGGAATCGCCGTGACGCGCGGTCCCGGCCTTGTCGGCTCGCTGCTCGTGGGCCTCATGTGCGCCAAGGGGCTCGCGCAGAGCACGGGCATCCCGATGGTCGGCGTCAATCACATCGAGGGGCATATTCTCGCGCCGCTGCTCGAGCATCGCGTCGAGTTCCCGTTCCTCGCGCTGGTGGTATCCGGTGGTCATACCGCCCTGTTCGCGGTCGAAGGCTTCGGCGGCTATCGGCGGCTCGGCCGCACGCGCGACGATGCCGCGGGCGAAGCGTTCGACAAGGTCGCGAAGCTGATGGGCCTCGGCTATCCGGGCGGCAAAATTATCGACGAGCTGTCACGCTCGGGTAACCGCAAGAGCGTGCGCATTCCGCGCGCCCACGTGCGCGGCGCGCCGATGGATTTCAGCTTCAGCGGCGTTAAAACGTCGGTCGCGACGCTGCTGCGCTCCGAGGCCGGCGCGGCGCTCGAGTCTTCCGATCTGGCTGCGAGCTTCCAGGAAGCCGTGGTCGACATGCTGGTCAAGCCGACGATCGCCGCGGCGCGCGAGCTCGGCGTCGATACTATCGTGCTCACCGGCGGCGTTGCGGCGAACTCGCGCCTGCGCGACAAGCTGGCGCAGGCTGCGGCCGAGGATGGGCGCCGCCTTATTGCGCCCTCGTTTAAGTTTTGCACGGACAACGCCGCGATGATCGCGCTCGCAGGCAGCTACCGGCTGCTCCGCGGCGAGCGCGACGACCTCGCGATCGACGCCGAGGCCAACCTCGCGCTGTAG
- the rsmA gene encoding 16S rRNA (adenine(1518)-N(6)/adenine(1519)-N(6))-dimethyltransferase RsmA, protein MRPTKSRGQNFLVAPAVAHRIVSLAEIEPGDDVIEIGPGLGILTERIVEQPIGKLTLIELDPRLAQRLVDRFAEIDLVHVLNTDFLEIDLASELPAPAIAIGNLPFNVAAAILRKLCDDAMMFKRLVLMFQREVAERIRARPGDDAYSALTVYTALYWRIDAHFIVAAGSFHPRPKVDAEVLRFVPLNPRPFEASDERAVLAVVRASFAARRKTIRNSLIGALSIEPTKIDAALNDAGINPSARAETLAVGAFVSLARAMRGDLITLDNR, encoded by the coding sequence GTGCGGCCGACCAAATCTCGCGGGCAGAATTTTCTCGTCGCGCCAGCGGTCGCGCACCGAATCGTCTCGTTAGCCGAGATCGAGCCGGGCGACGATGTCATCGAGATCGGGCCGGGCCTCGGCATCCTCACCGAAAGAATCGTCGAGCAGCCGATCGGCAAGCTGACATTGATCGAGCTCGATCCGCGTCTCGCCCAGCGGCTCGTCGATCGCTTCGCCGAGATCGATCTCGTGCACGTGCTCAACACCGACTTCCTTGAGATCGATCTGGCGTCGGAGCTTCCCGCACCGGCCATTGCGATCGGCAACCTGCCGTTCAACGTCGCCGCCGCGATTCTGCGCAAGCTCTGCGACGACGCCATGATGTTCAAGCGGCTGGTCCTGATGTTTCAGCGCGAAGTCGCCGAGCGGATTCGCGCCCGCCCGGGCGACGACGCTTACTCGGCGCTGACGGTGTACACCGCGCTCTACTGGCGAATCGATGCGCACTTCATCGTCGCAGCCGGCAGCTTCCATCCGCGGCCCAAGGTCGATGCCGAAGTGCTGCGCTTCGTACCGCTGAACCCTCGGCCCTTCGAGGCGAGCGACGAGCGCGCCGTGCTCGCTGTCGTGCGCGCGTCGTTCGCGGCGCGGCGCAAAACGATTCGCAATTCTCTCATCGGCGCGTTGTCGATCGAGCCAACGAAGATAGACGCCGCGCTCAACGACGCCGGTATCAACCCGAGCGCGCGCGCCGAGACTCTCGCGGTCGGCGCGTTCGTAAGCCTTGCGCGCGCGATGCGCGGCGATCTAATCACTCTCGATAACCGCTGA
- the mutM gene encoding bifunctional DNA-formamidopyrimidine glycosylase/DNA-(apurinic or apyrimidinic site) lyase, whose product MPELPEVESLRRILHRSAVGRTITKVRVTEPRLRRRVAADFAAALAGRRIDDITRRAKYLMLELAGEMTLLTHLGMSGSLTHRGRDFKDDEFDAKHDHVTLALDDGTNLVYNDPRRFGLMMAVARAELASLAELRGIGPEPLSREFNADYLASKARGKKVAIKNLIMDQRVVAGIGNIYASEILFRAKVRPTRRAGKVKRDELERIVAATPVILRAAIGSRGTTFRSYRDSEGQPGRFAKQLQVYGRDGEPCYVCGTPIRNVVVGQRASFYCPKCQR is encoded by the coding sequence ATGCCTGAACTGCCTGAAGTCGAATCGCTCCGCCGCATCCTGCATCGCTCTGCCGTGGGCCGCACGATCACGAAGGTTCGCGTGACCGAGCCGCGCCTGCGCCGCCGCGTCGCCGCCGATTTTGCCGCGGCGCTCGCCGGCCGCCGCATCGACGACATCACGCGCCGCGCCAAGTACCTGATGCTCGAGCTCGCCGGCGAGATGACGCTGCTGACCCATCTCGGCATGAGCGGCAGCCTGACGCATCGCGGACGCGACTTCAAAGACGACGAATTCGACGCCAAGCACGATCACGTCACGCTCGCGCTCGACGACGGCACTAATCTCGTTTACAACGACCCGCGCCGCTTCGGCCTGATGATGGCGGTGGCGCGCGCCGAGCTGGCGAGCCTCGCCGAGCTGCGTGGGATCGGCCCCGAGCCGCTGTCGCGCGAATTCAACGCCGACTACCTCGCATCGAAAGCGCGCGGCAAGAAAGTCGCGATCAAAAATCTGATCATGGACCAGCGCGTGGTCGCCGGTATCGGCAATATCTACGCGTCGGAGATCCTGTTTCGCGCGAAAGTCCGCCCGACGCGGCGCGCCGGCAAGGTCAAACGCGACGAGCTCGAGCGAATCGTCGCGGCGACGCCCGTGATCCTGCGCGCCGCGATCGGCAGCCGCGGCACCACCTTCCGCAGCTATCGCGATTCCGAAGGCCAGCCCGGCCGCTTCGCAAAACAACTCCAAGTTTACGGCCGCGACGGCGAACCGTGCTACGTCTGCGGCACGCCGATTCGCAACGTCGTCGTGGGCCAGCGCGCGAGCTTCTACTGCCCGAAGTGCCAGCGCTGA
- a CDS encoding M20/M25/M40 family metallo-hydrolase: MNQRRRARLTILMSACAIALAIFSVAPAFSADASAPQPTQALDWKALNDEALGYFRTYLQFDTTNPPSNTTAAIAFLKQILDKEGIENTVFESKPGMVSLVAKLRGPEGKKPLLLMSHADVVPAIASNWFHPPFSADLEEGFVWGRGAIDNKAHGIMALMTLLALKRQNIPLSRGVEMMVNPDEEAGGANGAEWMVKNHWDAIDPAFAINEGGGAEPGWLGTSGTTFLVAVSEKRVFWMHVTATGHAGHGSVPRPDNPNLILINALHNVAENQPPWRITPIFAEAMATVAESKSFPTSFELAHLGWPYMADFAARGPLAPYDIQALMRDTISLTMLKSGYKVNVVPSEAEAGLDCRLLPGTDSDAFLKHLHELMGNDDRIAIDVLQKPDDAEPSPTSGEAWDAIKAVAAKDFKDASVVPWMTTGGTDSRFLRAHGVPSYGFVPIILAPEEMERVHGDNERLSIDNLNRGVRATYDLTMQLCGPGK; this comes from the coding sequence ATGAATCAACGACGCCGCGCGCGACTTACGATCCTCATGTCCGCGTGCGCGATCGCGCTCGCGATCTTCAGCGTTGCTCCCGCGTTCAGCGCCGATGCATCCGCGCCGCAGCCAACGCAAGCTCTCGACTGGAAAGCGCTCAACGACGAAGCCCTCGGCTACTTCCGAACCTATCTGCAATTCGACACGACCAATCCTCCCAGCAACACCACCGCCGCGATCGCGTTCCTCAAGCAAATCCTCGACAAGGAAGGAATCGAGAACACGGTCTTCGAAAGCAAACCCGGGATGGTCTCGCTGGTCGCCAAGCTGCGCGGTCCCGAGGGCAAGAAACCGCTGCTACTGATGTCGCATGCCGACGTCGTGCCGGCGATCGCCTCGAACTGGTTTCATCCTCCGTTCAGCGCCGATCTCGAAGAGGGCTTCGTGTGGGGACGCGGCGCCATCGACAACAAGGCCCACGGCATCATGGCCCTGATGACGCTGCTCGCGCTGAAGCGTCAGAACATTCCGCTCAGCCGCGGGGTGGAGATGATGGTGAATCCCGACGAGGAAGCGGGCGGCGCGAACGGCGCCGAATGGATGGTGAAGAATCATTGGGACGCGATCGATCCCGCCTTCGCGATCAACGAGGGCGGCGGCGCCGAGCCCGGATGGCTCGGCACTTCCGGCACGACGTTCCTCGTCGCGGTGTCGGAGAAGCGCGTTTTCTGGATGCACGTGACGGCCACGGGCCACGCGGGTCACGGCTCGGTGCCGCGGCCCGACAATCCGAATCTCATTTTGATCAACGCGCTGCACAACGTCGCCGAGAATCAGCCGCCGTGGCGAATCACGCCGATCTTCGCCGAGGCGATGGCGACCGTCGCAGAGTCCAAGAGCTTCCCCACCTCGTTCGAGCTGGCGCATCTCGGATGGCCCTATATGGCGGACTTCGCGGCGCGCGGACCGCTCGCGCCGTACGATATCCAGGCTCTGATGCGCGATACGATTTCGCTCACGATGCTGAAGTCGGGCTACAAGGTGAACGTAGTGCCGTCGGAAGCTGAGGCGGGACTCGATTGCCGGCTCCTGCCCGGCACCGACTCCGATGCGTTCCTGAAGCATCTTCACGAGCTGATGGGCAACGACGATCGGATCGCGATCGACGTGCTGCAGAAGCCCGACGACGCCGAGCCTTCGCCGACCAGCGGGGAGGCCTGGGATGCGATCAAAGCGGTCGCCGCCAAGGACTTCAAAGACGCGAGCGTCGTTCCCTGGATGACGACCGGCGGCACCGATTCGCGATTCCTGCGCGCGCACGGCGTGCCATCGTACGGCTTCGTGCCGATCATCCTCGCGCCGGAGGAGATGGAGCGCGTGCACGGCGACAACGAGCGCTTGTCGATCGACAACCTCAATCGCGGCGTACGCGCGACATATGATCTGACGATGCAGCTCTGTGGTCCCGGCAAATAG
- a CDS encoding secondary thiamine-phosphate synthase enzyme YjbQ, whose product MIEIRVKTNARAEFVDITGDVNDALGKIGAASGLCNLFVPHTTCAVIVSENWDPDVTTDMLKHFEYLVPRDGGFRHSEGNSQAHILSVMLGTSINVPVESRKLRLGRWQGVMLAEFDGPRERTVVVSVAAAAKS is encoded by the coding sequence GTGATCGAGATTCGGGTAAAAACCAACGCTCGCGCCGAGTTCGTCGATATCACGGGCGACGTGAACGACGCGCTCGGCAAGATCGGCGCGGCGTCGGGCCTCTGCAACCTGTTCGTCCCGCATACGACCTGCGCCGTGATCGTGTCGGAGAACTGGGATCCCGACGTTACGACCGACATGCTCAAGCATTTCGAGTATCTCGTGCCGCGCGACGGCGGCTTTCGCCATAGCGAGGGCAATTCGCAGGCGCACATCCTATCTGTCATGCTCGGCACGTCGATCAATGTCCCGGTTGAGAGCCGCAAGCTCCGGCTGGGACGTTGGCAGGGCGTGATGCTCGCGGAGTTCGACGGCCCGCGCGAGCGCACGGTCGTGGTGAGCGTGGCGGCCGCGGCGAAGTCGTAG
- a CDS encoding prepilin peptidase, giving the protein MDEIPVWVGGTIAFLLGASVGSFVSVVAWRLPREVSIVSPRSYCESCERALPFWANIPILAYIGLRGRCLMCGAPISFRHFLAEISLAVTALFLFLMFPLGSAIARFILCSALWIVAMIDYDWRIVPHVITFPGMVIGLVASWLLMPEIGLGGALLGLVIGSGVLFLTGELYQLVRGHEGIGMGDVWLLGMIGAFLGWIGVVFTLFFGSIFGVVGGVASALSNDKGTAPPANPELEKTDADVSILKTEVPFGPFLAIAAGIYTLFQPQLTHWYFGG; this is encoded by the coding sequence ATGGACGAGATTCCGGTGTGGGTGGGCGGCACGATCGCGTTCCTGCTCGGCGCGAGCGTGGGCAGCTTCGTGAGCGTTGTCGCATGGCGGCTGCCGCGCGAAGTTTCGATCGTCTCGCCGCGCTCGTATTGCGAGAGCTGCGAGCGCGCGCTGCCGTTCTGGGCGAATATCCCGATCCTAGCGTACATCGGACTGCGCGGGCGCTGCCTGATGTGCGGTGCGCCGATTTCATTCCGCCATTTCTTGGCTGAAATCTCACTTGCCGTTACGGCGCTCTTCCTGTTCCTGATGTTCCCGCTCGGCAGCGCGATCGCGCGCTTCATCCTCTGCTCGGCGCTGTGGATCGTCGCGATGATCGACTACGACTGGCGCATCGTGCCGCACGTGATCACGTTCCCGGGCATGGTCATCGGTCTCGTCGCCTCGTGGCTCCTGATGCCGGAGATTGGACTCGGCGGCGCGCTGCTCGGCCTCGTGATCGGCAGCGGCGTGTTGTTCCTCACCGGCGAGCTCTACCAGCTCGTGCGCGGCCACGAGGGTATCGGCATGGGCGACGTGTGGCTGCTCGGAATGATCGGCGCCTTTCTCGGATGGATCGGCGTCGTGTTCACGCTTTTCTTCGGCTCGATCTTCGGCGTCGTCGGCGGCGTCGCGAGCGCACTTTCCAATGACAAGGGAACTGCGCCGCCGGCCAATCCCGAGCTCGAAAAGACCGACGCCGACGTATCGATTCTGAAAACCGAAGTTCCGTTTGGCCCATTCCTCGCGATCGCGGCCGGAATCTACACGCTCTTTCAGCCGCAGTTGACGCACTGGTATTTTGGCGGCTGA
- the tmk gene encoding dTMP kinase encodes MARGLFITLEGVEGSGKTTQAAILADALRAAGRSAIVTHEPGGTRAGETIRAIFLDPAVRLDVSAELLLVLADRAQHVREKLRPALEAGEIVICDRYSDSTTAYQGYGRGFDLKLLGELNRLASDGLKPDLTIVLDLAAETGLERTRTRAKHGARGADRFESERNEFHRKVRDGFLVIAAAEPNRVTIINADRERETVTAEIKRVVDALIQRCL; translated from the coding sequence ATGGCGCGCGGACTGTTCATCACCCTCGAAGGCGTCGAGGGCTCGGGCAAGACCACGCAGGCGGCGATCCTCGCCGACGCGCTCCGCGCCGCGGGCCGCAGCGCGATCGTCACCCACGAGCCCGGCGGTACGCGCGCGGGCGAAACGATTCGCGCGATCTTTCTCGATCCCGCGGTCAGGCTCGACGTCTCCGCCGAGCTGCTGCTCGTACTCGCCGATCGCGCGCAGCACGTGCGCGAGAAGCTCCGGCCCGCCTTGGAAGCCGGCGAGATCGTAATCTGCGATCGCTACTCCGATTCGACCACCGCGTATCAAGGCTACGGCCGCGGCTTCGATTTGAAGCTGCTCGGCGAGCTGAATCGGCTCGCGAGCGACGGCCTGAAGCCCGATCTCACGATCGTGCTCGACCTCGCCGCAGAGACCGGACTCGAGCGCACGCGCACTCGCGCCAAACACGGCGCGCGCGGCGCGGATCGTTTCGAAAGCGAGCGCAACGAGTTTCATCGCAAGGTGCGCGACGGCTTCCTCGTGATCGCCGCCGCCGAACCGAATCGCGTCACGATCATCAACGCCGATCGCGAGCGCGAAACGGTCACCGCCGAAATCAAGCGCGTCGTCGACGCGCTCATCCAGCGATGCCTCTAG
- the ricT gene encoding regulatory iron-sulfur-containing complex subunit RicT gives MPDIDPFEGGIEQPRIIGVSLQKTGHLSSYLASDYPLRRGDRVLVESENGTRVGTVEIEPHEAALTLDLSGVRPIVRVASEDDLRIEEEVIAREARARQLCLERIRERTVAMKLVSAEYTFDLRKVVFYFVAEGRIDFRDLVRDLANTLRVRVEMKQIGARDETKVTGGLGPCGRELCCSSWLRDFEAVTVKMAREQGLALNPSRLAGMCGRLKCCLRYEYATYTELKRNIPNIGKRVQSVHGDGKVVRQNILKQTVFIQLDGEGGMVEATLEDLVARQNQ, from the coding sequence GTGCCGGATATTGATCCATTCGAAGGCGGAATCGAACAGCCGAGAATAATCGGCGTCAGCCTGCAGAAGACGGGCCATCTTTCGAGCTACCTCGCGAGCGATTACCCGCTCCGGCGCGGCGATCGCGTGCTGGTCGAATCCGAAAACGGCACCCGCGTCGGCACCGTCGAGATCGAGCCGCACGAAGCGGCGCTTACGCTTGATCTCTCTGGCGTGCGGCCGATCGTGCGCGTCGCGAGCGAGGACGACCTGCGCATCGAGGAAGAAGTGATCGCGCGCGAGGCGCGCGCACGACAGCTATGCCTCGAGCGAATCCGCGAGCGCACCGTCGCAATGAAACTGGTGAGCGCCGAGTACACCTTCGATCTGCGCAAGGTGGTTTTCTATTTCGTTGCCGAGGGCCGCATCGATTTTCGCGACCTGGTGCGCGATCTCGCCAACACGCTGCGCGTGCGCGTCGAGATGAAACAGATCGGCGCGCGCGACGAGACCAAGGTGACGGGCGGCCTCGGCCCGTGCGGGCGTGAGCTGTGCTGCTCGTCGTGGCTGCGCGACTTCGAGGCGGTCACGGTCAAGATGGCGCGCGAGCAGGGCCTCGCGCTGAATCCCTCGCGCCTGGCCGGGATGTGCGGGCGGCTCAAGTGCTGCCTGCGCTACGAATACGCGACCTACACCGAGCTCAAGCGCAACATCCCGAATATCGGCAAGCGGGTGCAGAGCGTGCATGGCGACGGCAAGGTCGTGCGCCAGAACATTCTGAAGCAGACGGTGTTCATCCAACTCGACGGCGAAGGCGGGATGGTCGAGGCGACGCTCGAAGATCTCGTGGCGCGGCAGAATCAGTAG
- the metG gene encoding methionine--tRNA ligase, whose translation MADRIHITTAITYSNGPPHIGHAYEYLCTDTFVRYQRRKLGTQNVTFVTGTDEHGQKNRDAASKAGLEPKAFSDKIAVFFREAHKGLNISDHIFVRTTDPVHEALVQRMLQRTFDCGDIYFKDYEGLYCVGCERFYTEKELLPGNICPTHNTPVELIREGNYFLKLEKFRAEILKRAQTPGFIRPERYRNEALQMLAEPLEDLCISRPKSRLDWGVELPFDNKYVTYVWYDAFWAYLSELPDNSDDALSQILPVTEHFIGKDILKTHAVYWPAILMAAQLPVYRRLNVHGFLNFGGARFSKSAGNIGDPVSYERTYGPDVLRFFFLREVTYGLDGDFSDDRIIERYNSDLANDLGNLTSRVLSMAARYFQGEVTATPGAGSDSQDTALCEVFATTASRANPLVDELAFNRALEAIWQALDAANKYIVATAPFTIAKDPAQLPRVAQILANLLEGLRVVADTLEPFMPVTSQRILDLLNCDEATAHAPFGQGIKLGHRVKPATPLFPRIEKAKE comes from the coding sequence ATGGCCGATCGCATTCATATCACGACCGCGATTACCTACAGCAATGGGCCGCCGCATATCGGCCACGCCTACGAGTACCTGTGCACCGACACGTTCGTACGCTATCAACGGCGCAAGCTCGGCACACAGAATGTCACGTTCGTCACCGGCACGGACGAGCACGGCCAGAAAAATCGCGACGCCGCGAGCAAGGCAGGACTCGAGCCGAAAGCATTCTCAGACAAGATCGCGGTGTTCTTTCGCGAGGCTCATAAGGGCCTCAATATCAGCGATCACATATTCGTGCGCACCACCGATCCCGTGCACGAGGCGCTGGTGCAGCGGATGCTCCAGCGCACCTTCGATTGCGGCGATATCTACTTCAAGGATTACGAGGGCCTTTACTGCGTCGGGTGCGAGCGCTTCTACACCGAGAAGGAACTGCTGCCGGGCAACATCTGCCCGACGCATAACACGCCCGTCGAACTAATTCGCGAGGGCAACTACTTCCTCAAGCTCGAGAAGTTCCGCGCCGAAATTCTGAAGCGCGCGCAGACTCCAGGATTCATCCGGCCCGAGCGCTATCGCAACGAAGCGCTGCAGATGCTCGCCGAGCCGCTCGAAGACCTCTGCATCTCGCGGCCCAAGTCGCGGCTTGATTGGGGCGTCGAGCTGCCGTTCGATAACAAGTACGTGACCTACGTCTGGTACGACGCCTTCTGGGCCTACCTGAGTGAACTGCCAGATAACAGCGACGACGCGCTGAGTCAGATACTGCCGGTAACCGAGCATTTCATCGGCAAAGACATCCTGAAGACTCACGCGGTGTACTGGCCCGCGATCTTGATGGCAGCGCAGTTGCCCGTTTACCGGCGTCTCAATGTGCACGGCTTTCTGAATTTCGGCGGCGCGCGATTTTCCAAGAGCGCGGGCAATATCGGCGATCCGGTCAGCTACGAGCGCACCTATGGTCCCGATGTGCTGCGCTTTTTTTTCCTGCGCGAAGTGACATACGGCCTCGACGGCGATTTCTCCGACGATCGAATAATCGAGCGCTACAACTCAGACCTCGCCAACGATCTAGGCAATCTCACCAGCCGCGTGCTCTCGATGGCGGCGCGCTACTTCCAGGGCGAAGTGACGGCGACGCCCGGCGCGGGCAGCGATTCGCAGGATACAGCGCTGTGCGAGGTATTCGCCACGACGGCTTCCAGAGCCAATCCGCTCGTCGACGAGCTCGCCTTCAATCGCGCGCTCGAAGCGATCTGGCAGGCGCTCGATGCGGCCAACAAGTACATCGTGGCGACGGCGCCGTTTACGATCGCGAAAGATCCGGCGCAGCTCCCTCGCGTCGCGCAGATTCTCGCGAACTTGCTCGAAGGACTGCGGGTTGTCGCTGATACGCTCGAGCCATTCATGCCCGTGACATCGCAAAGGATTCTCGACTTGCTGAATTGCGATGAAGCGACAGCGCATGCGCCGTTCGGTCAGGGCATCAAGCTGGGGCATCGCGTGAAGCCTGCGACGCCACTCTTCCCGCGTATCGAAAAAGCCAAGGAATAA
- a CDS encoding TatD family hydrolase, whose product MLPLIDSHCHLADAKLRDDVEGVLARAAEAGVVQMVSVGAIGPIENDQLTVKIAESHANVFAAVGVHPHDAKDATNERFAALCDLAKSYRVVAIGESGLDFFYKHSPQEAQEQSLRRHLKLANELELPIVIHCRDAERRLVEIVRECGMSAAGGVIHCFTGNAEAAREFLALGFHISFSGILTFRNAGQIRAAAAIVPDDRLMVETDSPYLAPIPYRGKRNEPSFVVKTFEALAQTRHCDPPALSNLVVTNTQRLFRLPALTNHI is encoded by the coding sequence GTGCTGCCGCTGATCGACAGCCACTGTCATCTCGCGGATGCGAAATTGCGCGACGATGTCGAAGGCGTCCTCGCGCGCGCGGCGGAGGCGGGTGTGGTGCAGATGGTCTCGGTCGGCGCGATCGGACCAATCGAAAACGATCAACTGACAGTCAAGATCGCCGAGAGCCACGCCAACGTTTTCGCCGCTGTCGGCGTGCATCCGCACGACGCCAAGGATGCGACCAACGAACGCTTCGCGGCGCTGTGCGACCTCGCGAAGTCATACCGCGTAGTCGCCATCGGCGAAAGCGGCCTCGATTTTTTCTACAAGCATTCGCCGCAGGAGGCGCAGGAACAATCGCTGCGCCGCCATCTCAAGCTCGCAAACGAACTCGAACTGCCGATTGTCATTCACTGCCGCGACGCCGAGCGGCGCCTCGTCGAGATCGTGCGCGAATGCGGAATGTCGGCGGCCGGCGGCGTGATCCACTGCTTCACCGGCAACGCCGAAGCCGCGCGCGAATTCCTCGCGCTCGGCTTCCACATCTCATTCTCGGGAATTCTGACCTTCCGCAACGCCGGCCAAATCCGCGCGGCCGCCGCGATAGTCCCAGACGACCGCCTGATGGTAGAAACCGATTCGCCCTATCTCGCACCCATCCCCTACCGCGGAAAACGCAACGAACCCTCATTCGTAGTGAAGACTTTCGAGGCGCTAGCCCAAACCCGCCACTGCGATCCGCCGGCTCTCAGTAATCTGGTAGTCACCAACACCCAGCGCCTATTCCGCCTGCCGGCACTGACTAATCACATCTAA
- a CDS encoding RidA family protein codes for MKKLIQTNEAPAAIGPYSQAIDTGTTIFCSGQIALDPRSGTLVDGGIEHETRRVLENIREVLAAAGLSLVDVIKTTIFLVDLSEFDIVNRVYGEHFSAPYPARSTVQVAALPRKARVEIEAIAAKRG; via the coding sequence ATGAAGAAGCTGATTCAGACTAATGAAGCGCCGGCGGCGATTGGTCCTTATTCACAGGCGATCGATACCGGCACAACGATTTTCTGCTCGGGGCAGATCGCGCTCGATCCGCGCAGCGGCACGCTTGTCGACGGTGGAATCGAGCACGAGACGCGGCGCGTGCTCGAGAATATCCGCGAAGTGCTGGCGGCGGCCGGTCTCTCGCTCGTCGACGTTATCAAGACCACGATCTTCTTGGTCGACCTCTCAGAGTTCGACATCGTCAATCGCGTTTATGGCGAACATTTCAGCGCTCCATACCCCGCGCGCTCAACCGTCCAGGTCGCCGCACTCCCCCGCAAAGCCAGAGTAGAAATCGAAGCCATCGCCGCGAAACGCGGCTAA